One genomic region from Yarrowia lipolytica chromosome 1C, complete sequence encodes:
- a CDS encoding uncharacterized protein (Compare to YALI0C16973g, similar to DEHA0G11330g Debaryomyces hansenii IPF 4134.1 and YDR346c uniprot|Q05515 Saccharomyces cerevisiae YDR346c): protein MLKWVQGGVSALTGSAEPEYGAEAFESVSKSVDGKNPYGSLTLPELNWLKPAGSNVETQTFYFFSKDGKQFGHVQIIHSNPLGIQNTAQFTFRLSNADKPEENVWSSTNVEEFEPVGPNFTAKGPMDGVNIKLVPSVDDDGKTTEAFHVKIHVSDEVKLDLTFTRSVEGFKIGPTGQSKYGEDLNNPWGAMRHSFWPRASVSGTIEVANKDKMELDNDFGFFVHATQGMKPHHAASKWNFITYQSPKYSAVVMDYTTPPSYGSSRVTIGGVASAEKLLFTSANATVEHVETKEDEEVGWQVPTLIKFECEGPKVDVADEDVDKPENRGKAVLQGNLTHLERMDVMAEIPAFLKSLASTVSGTKPYIYQFRNEMELELEIDGEKIQDKGQIFCEATFIS from the coding sequence ATGCTCAAGTGGGTGCAAGGAGGCGTTTCTGCCCTGACCGGATCGGCCGAGCCCGAGTACGGCGCCGAGGCCTTTGAGTCTGTGTCCAAGTCTGTGGACGGCAAAAACCCCTACGGGTCTCTGACCCTTCCCGAGCTCAACTGGCTCAAGCCTGCGGGCTCCAACGTGGAGACGCAGACcttctacttcttctccaaggacgGCAAGCAGTTTGGCCACGTGCAGATCATCCATTCCAACCCGCTGGGAATCCAGAACACCGCCCAGTTCACCTTCCGGCTGTCCAACGCCgacaagcccgaggagaaCGTGTGGAGCTCCACCAacgtggaggagtttgagcCCGTGGGCCCCAACTTCACCGCCAAGGGCCCCATGGACGGCGTCAACATCAAGCTGGTGCCGTCTGTGGATGACGACGGAAAGACCACCGAGGCCTTCCACGTCAAGATCCACGTATCCGACGAGGTCAAGCTGGACCTCACCTTCACCCGATCTGTCGAGGGCTTCAAGATTGGACCCACCGGCCAGTCCAAGTACGGCGAGGACCTCAACAACCCCTGGGGAGCCATGCGACACTCGTTCTGGCCCCGAGCGTCGGTGTCCGGCACCATTGAGGtggccaacaaggacaagatgGAGCTCGACAACGACTTTGGCTTCTTTGTGCACGCCACCCAGGGCATGAAGCCCCACCACGCCGCCTCCAAGTGGAACTTCATCACCTACCAGTCGCCCAAGTACTCGGCTGTGGTCATGGACTACACCACCCCTCCTTCGTACGGAAGCTCGCGGGTGACCATTGGCGGAGTCGCCTCggccgagaagctgcttTTCACCTCGGCCAACGCCACCGTCGAGCACgtcgagaccaaggaggacgaggaggtgggCTGGCAGGTTCCCACACTCATCAAGTTTGAGTGTGAGGGTCCCAAGGTTGACGTTGCTGACGAGGACGTTGACAAGCCCGAGAACCGAGGCAAGGCCGTGCTGCAGGGCAACCTGACCCATCTCGAGCGAATGGACGTCATGGCCGAGATCCCCGCTTTCCTCAAGTCTCTGGCCTCCACTGTTTCTGGCACAAAGCCCTACATCTACCAGTTCCGAAACGagatggagctggagctggagattgaCGGAGAGAAGATTCAGGATAAGGGTCAGATTTTCTGCGAGGCTACTTTTATTTCTTAA
- a CDS encoding uncharacterized protein (Compare to YALI0C16951g, similar to uniprot|Q96X51 Pholiota nameko Probable metabolite transporter) — translation MPQIFFNKVYPGEMALPGRTKTAEELEALEAEKNDPQMQRPMFGKNGRAWPVITAGAGLFSDGYVNNSMGTVNTCLSILYGDYYSKSTYSRTVSSIVFAGTVLGMIVFGFVADYHSRKMGMIASTLILIVFTILCSAAWGAGGKDDIGGMLSALIAYRFLVGIGIGGEYPAGSVACSEASALMGNGTRNRWFIFFTGFMIDFGFVVAAFVPLILLWICGDDNLTPVWRITIGLGAIPPLSLFYFRTRFKEPDTFRKNNFKRTRPPYILALRYYGPRLVVICIVWMLYNFISFPFGIYGSQIINLLVKDGDLYKTFGWNVLLTAFYLPGAFLGAIFSDWFGPRITLAGALILQGIVGFIMAGVYESMIKNIAGFVIAYGIFQALGEMGPGGNIGLLASKNSPTAIRGVFYCIASSMGKIGAFIGTQCFPLIIKGFEKGGDEIKGVQGPFWISSALCIFSALITFFFLPPVTQTSVQDEDRKFFEYIRAHGFDVSKMGDEGFEPESEESMETELYEQKGSNEELYVNTHEVKN, via the coding sequence ATGCCCCAaatcttcttcaacaaggTGTATCCTGGAGAAATGGCTCTTCCCGGTCGAACCAAGACGGCggaagagctggaggctctAGAGGCCGAAAAGAACGACCCCCAAATGCAACGGCCAATGTTTGGCAAAAACGGCCGAGCCTGGCCCGTCATCACCGCCGGAGCAGGTCTCTTCTCCGACGGATATGTCAACAACTCCATGGGAACCGTCAACACCTGCCTGTCCATCCTCTATGGCGATTACTACTCCAAGTCCACCTACTCTCGAACCGTGTCGTCAATTGTCTTTGCCGGAACCGTGCTGGGTATGATTGTGTTTGGATTTGTGGCCGACTACCACTCGCGAAAAATGGGCATGATTGCCTCCACTCTGATTCTCATCGTCTTCACCATTCTGTGTTCCGCAGCCTGGGGAGCCGGAGGAAAGGACGACATTGGCGGAATGCTGAGCGCCCTCATTGCATACCGATTCCTCGTCGGTATCGGTATCGGAGGAGAGTACCCTGCCGGCTCTGTGGCCTGCTCCGAGGCCTCGGCCCTGATGGGAAATGGAACCCGAAACCGATGGTTCATCTTCTTTACCGGATTCATGATTGATTTCGGCTTCGTGGTCGCCGCCTTTGTACCCCTCATCCTCCTGTGGATCTGTGGAGATGACAACCTGACTCCCGTGTGGCGAATCACCATTGGCCTGGGAGCCATCCCCCCTCTGTCGCTCTTCTACTTCCGAACCCGATTCAAGGAGCCCGACACCTTCCGAAAGAACAACTTCAAGCGAACCCGACCCCCCTACATTCTGGCTCTGCGCTACTACGGCCCCCGACTGGTTGTCATCTGTATCGTCTGGATGCTCTACAACTTCATCTCCTTCCCCTTTGGAATCTACGGCTCTCAGATCATCAACTTGCTGGTCAAGGATGGAGATCTGTACAAGACCTTTGGCTGGAACGTGCTTCTCACTGCCTTCTACCTGCCCGGAGCCTTCCTTGGagccatcttctccgaTTGGTTTGGTCCCCGAATCACTCTGGCTGGTGCCCTGATTCTCCAGGGTATTGTCGGTTTCATCATGGCTGGTGTCTACGAGTCCATGATCAAGAACATTGCCGGCTTTGTCATTGCCTACGGTATCTTCCAGGCTCTGGGAGAAATGGGTCCCGGAGGAAACATTGGTCTTCTGGCCTCCAAGAACTCCCCCACAGCCATCCGAGGTGTCTTCTACTGCATTGCCTCGTCCATGGGTAAGATTGGTGCCTTCATCGGTACCCAGTGCTTCCCTCTCATTATCAAGGGCTTTGAGAAGGGCGGCGACGAAATCAAGGGTGTCCAGGGTCCCTTCTGGATTTCCTCGGCGCTCTGTATTTTCTCCGCCCTcatcaccttcttcttcctgcCTCCTGTGACCCAGACCTCTGTTCAGGATGAGGACAGAAAGTTTTTCGAGTACATCCGGGCCCATGGTTTTGATGTCTCCAAGATGGGAGACGAGGGCTTTGAGCCAGAGTCCGAGGAGTCCATGGAGACCGAGCTCTACGAGCAGAAGGGTTCCAACGAGGAGCTCTATGTTAACACCCACGAAGTCAAGAACTAG
- a CDS encoding uncharacterized protein (Compare to YALI0C16907g, similar to uniprot|P15365 Saccharomyces cerevisiae YJR152w DAL5 allantoate permease P10.2.f3.1): MTSNNNIDIEKLPSVDGGEGDITAVNEVRTSINDDTERTESPENVTSSSHKENLDTVQLEKPLPDDSPKSSSEAQIIEVPYTLDKATDRRLLRKIDMYMMPIMMMIYAVQYMDKSTNSTASVMGLRDDLGMEGDDYSWSGTAFYLGYLIFEFPSVYLLQHFPLSKTLSGFIILWGIVLCLHAAPNYPGFIALRTILGMLESAVTPAFVVLTAQWYKREEQFLRTAIWLGSNGLGLLVGSFMAYGLAVNHHVPIAGWRLIFIITGVITIVVGIVFSVHVPDDPSKAWFLTEEERKLVLIRIRDNQQGFENKKFKKDQFFEAFRDYRTWIYFFFCLCQNIPNGGITNFNTILFSETLGLGPVRGLLLQTPQGATEFVGCILFGIIAQYTQQRLIVSLVAQAIAFMAICLLAFMPHNQSAGLAGLYLLILYPLGFICMLSSVASNTAGHTKKVTVNAILLIGYCVGNIIGPQTFRAKDAPMYVPAKVSMVVLFCVAMGLNGILLWVNIVENRWRDKNEPTPTPEELERVQLMDLTDKQNRYFRYAV; the protein is encoded by the coding sequence ATGActtccaacaacaacatcgacattgagaagctccCCTCTGTTGACGGGGGTGAAGGAGATATTACGGCAGTGAATGAGGTGAGAACTTCCATCAACGACGACACCGAGAGAACTGAGTCACCTGAGAATGTGACTTCGTCGTCTCACAAGGAAAATTTGGACACTGTCCAGTTGGAAAAGCCTCTACCTGACGACTCGCCCAAGTCCTCTTCGGAAGCCCAAATCATTGAAGTCCCGTACACCTTAGACAAAGCAACTGATCGTCGACTTCTCCGCAAGATTGACATGTACATGATGCCCATCATGATGATGATTTATGCGGTCCAGTACATGGACAAGAGCACCAACAGTACGGCCTCTGTAATGGGTCTACGAGACGATCTCGGAATGGAAGGAGACGACTACTCGTGGTCAGGAACGGCCTTTTACCTTGGCTATCTCATTTTCGAGTTCCCCTCGGTATATCTGCTGCAACATTTCCCTCTGTCCAAGACTCTTTCTGGATTCATCATCCTTTGGGGTATTGTCTTGTGTCTTCACGCTGCGCCAAACTATCCCGGCTTCATTGCTCTGCGAACCATTCTGGGTATGCTAGAGTCCGCAGTGACCCCGGCCTTTGTAGTTTTGACTGCCCAGTGGTACAAACGAGAGGAACAGTTTCTGCGAACCGCCATCTGGCTGGGATCTAATGGTCTAGGGCTTTTGGTGGGCTCTTTCATGGCCTATGGCCTGGCTGTGAACCATCACGTGCCCATTGCGGGGTGGAGACTCATTTTCATCATCACTGGAGTTATCACCATCGTGGTGGGAATCGTTTTCTCTGTCCATGTCCCTGACGACCCTTCGAAGGCCTGGTTTCTGACCGAGGAAGAACGCAAGCTGGTGCTGATTCGAATCAGAGACAACCAGCAGGGCTTTGAAAACAAAAAGTTCAAAAAAGACCAGTTCTTCGAAGCCTTCAGAGATTACCGAACCTGGatctacttcttcttctgtctctGCCAGAACATTCCAAACGGAGGAATCACGAacttcaacaccatccTGTTCTCCGAGACTCTGGGACTCGGACCGGTCAGAGGACTGCTTCTGCAAACCCCCCAGGGAGCCACCGAGTTTGTGGGCTGTATTCTGTTTGGAATCATTGCCCAATACACTCAACAACGACTCATTGTCAGCCTGGTAGCTCAAGCGATAGCGTTCATGGCCATTTGTTTGCTGGCTTTTATGCCCCACAACCAATCAGCCGGTCTCGCCGGTCTCTACCTGCTCATTCTTTACCCCCTGGGATTCATCTGTATGCTCTCTTCTGTGGCCTCCAACACCGCGGGACACACTAAGAAAGTGACGGTTAACGCCATTCTGCTGATTGGATACTGTGTAGGCAACATTATTGGACCCCAGACCTTCCGGGCCAAAGATGCCCCCATGTATGTGCCTGCCAAGGTATCGATGGTGGTTCTCTTTTGTGTCGCCATGGGTCTCAACGGCATTCTGCTGTGGGTCAATATCGTTGAGAACCGGTGGAGAGATAAGAACGAGCCGACACCCACCccggaggagttggagcgGGTCCAATTGATGGATTTGACAGATAAGCAGAATCGGTATTTCCGATATGCTGTTTGA
- a CDS encoding uncharacterized protein (Compare to YALI0C16929g, similar to uniprot|Q96X51 Pholiota nameko and uniprot|O94342 Schizosaccharomyces pombe Metabolite transport protein) — MDGSTDAPIHHPTPPAMSWKRHFNGSVIRDELYFPWSARDKARDQQSKDPVYQDAEAAEGLPGTHYDAHVEDVNEDGTPRTVWGKNGKAWPVMTAGAGLFSDGYVNNSMGTVTTVLKRIYGKEYSASRKSQILPAIVFVGTVVGMLVFGYVADYHSRKLGMVISTMILIIFTILCSGSWGAGGKKNMDGMLAALITYRFFMGIGLGGEYPAGSVACAEASAIMGRGTRNRWFILFTNFMIDFGFVCSAFVPCVLWWIFHDRHLQAVWRLTLGLGAIPPLGLFYLRTKFKENPSFMKNNFKRTRFPYWLAIKYYGVRLACVSLIWFIYDWASYSYGLYASSILDNLNPNQSLIKNFGYTTIINLWYLPGSFLGAICADYLGPRLTLIIGVVAQAVVGYIMAGIYTHLSKPENVAGFICMYGVFLALGEFGPGDQIGLIASKTCATPIRGQYYAIAAAIGKIGAFVGTYCFPAIQKSVGHGDPDSVEGQQGPFWVSCSMNILSAVLAYFLLPSITQETIQDEDRLFREYLVGHGFDVTLMGDAEFADGANASSEDQTEFKEGHEPQHSSDEQEHLPSKLEAIQ; from the coding sequence ATGGACGGATCCACTGACGCTCCAATTCACCATCCAACACCGCCCGCAATGAGCTGGAAACGCCATTTCAACGGATCTGTCATCCGAGACGAGCTGTACTTCCCCTGGTCGGCTCGAGACAAGGCCCGAGACCAACAATCCAAAGATCCCGTCTACCAGGACGCCGAGGCGGCCGAGGGTCTGCCTGGAACCCATTATGACGCCCATGTGGAGGATGTCAACGAAGACGGCACCCCTCGAACTGTGTGGGGCAAAAACGGAAAGGCCTGGCCCGTCATGACCGCCGGAGCAGGTCTTTTCTCCGACGGATACGTCAACAACTCCATGGGAACTGTCACCACCGTTCTCAAGCGAATCTACGGCAAAGAGTACTCTGCAAGCCGAAAGTCGCAGATTCTGCCGgccattgtgtttgtgggaaCCGTGGTGGGCATGCTGGTGTTTGGCTACGTTGCTGACTACCATTCCCGAAAGCTGGGCATGGTAATCTCCACCATGAtcctcatcatcttcaccatTCTATGCTCGGGCTCGTggggagctggaggcaaAAAGAACATGGACGGAATGTTGGCGGCACTCATCACCTACCGATTCTTCATGGGTATCGGTCTGGGAGGAGAATACCCGGCCGGATCAGTGGCCTGTGCAGAAGCCTCGGCCATCATGGGTCGAGGTACCCGAAACCGATGGTTCATTCTCTTCACCAACTTTATGATTGATTTCGGCTTTGTATGCTCGGCGTTTGTTCCCTGTGTTCTGTGGTGGATCTTCCACGACCGACATTTGCAGGCCGTGTGGCGTCTGACCCTCGGACTGGGCGCCATTCCTCCTCTGGGTCTCTTCTACCTGCGAaccaagttcaaggagaACCCGTCGTTCATGAAAAACAACTTCAAGCGAACCCGATTCCCCTACTGGCTGGCCATCAAGTACTACGGAGTCCGTCTGGCCTGTGTGTCGCTCATTTGGTTCATCTACGACTGGGCCTCGTACTCCTACGGACTCTATGCGTCCAGTATTTTGGACAACCTGAACCCCAACCAGTCGCTAATCAAGAACTTTGGAtacaccaccatcatcaaccTGTGGTATCTACCCGGCTCGTTCCTCGGAGCCATCTGCGCCGACTACCTGGGTCCCCGTCTGACCCTGATCATCGGAGTAGTTGCACAGGCCGTGGTTGGATATATCATGGCCGGTATTTACACCCATCTGAGTAAGCCCGAGAACGTGGCGGGCTTCATTTGTATGTATGGCGTGTTTCTGGCGCTTGGAGAGTTTGGTCCCGGAGACCAGATTGGTCTGATTGCCTCCAAGACCTGTGCCACTCCCATCCGAGGCCAATACTACGCCATTGCTGCCGCCATTGGCAAGATTGGTGCCTTTGTGGGAACCTATTGTTTCCCTGCCATCCAGAAGTCGGTGGGACACGGCGACCCCGACTCCGTCGAGGGTCAGCAGGGCCCCTTTTGGGTCTCGTGTTCCATGAACATTCTCTCGGCCGTTCTGGCCTACTTCCTGCTGCCCTCCATCACCCAGGAGACCATCCAGGACGAGGACCGGCTCTTCCGAGAGTACCTGGTGGGCCACGGCTTCGACGTGACTCTCATGGGCGACGCTGAGTTTGCCGATGGCGCCAACGCCTCCTCCGAGGACCAGaccgagttcaaggaggGCCACGAGCCCCAGCATAGCAGCGACGAGCAGGAGCATCTTCCTTCCAAGTTGGAGGCTATTCAGTAG